One Xiphophorus couchianus chromosome 1, X_couchianus-1.0, whole genome shotgun sequence genomic region harbors:
- the LOC114146514 gene encoding acrosin, with translation MMGLKFLLPFLSVLCLAAAASKQSCGKRKLAGPPGASRIIGGQDATEGAWPWQVSIQFLGTHFCGGTIVSSKWVVSAAHCYHNYIWHSSFLTVLVGITALSRPGPHSQRRGIKNIIIHENYDFNTSNNDVALLLLKTPILFTDYVQPCCFPMSMSHQVALNLSNCFITGWGSINYKGGAVDMLQEAELELIETVRCNQRHWYNGLITENMLCAGMLSGGVDTCQGDSGSPLQCYSEKDDRYYLIGVTSFGENCGHPHRPGVYSKTSSFGKWFIENQLKGRASSHMLSSTLISVLIFAALTMF, from the exons GCTGTGGGAAGCGGAAACTGGCAGGGCCGCCTGGGGCATCCCGGATAATTGGTGGCCAAGATGCCACAGAGGGAGCGTGGCCCTGGCAGGTCAGCATCCAGTTCCTGGGTACGCACTTCTGTGGAGGGACGATCGTCAGCAGCAAGTGGGTCGTCTCTGCAGCGCACTGCTACCACAATTACAT ATGGCACAGCAGCTTCTTGACCGTGTTGGTGGGAATAACAGCGCTGTCCAGGCCTGGGCCTCACTCCCAGAGACGCGGCATCAAAAACATCATCATACACGAGAACTACGACTTCAACACATCCAACAACGACGTGGCGCTCCTGCTGCTCAAGACCCCCATCTTATTCACAGATTACGTCCAGCCGTGTTGCTTTCCGATGAGCATGAGCCACCAGGTCGCCCTCAACCTGAGCAACTGCTTCATCACCGGCTGGGGGAGCATCAACTACAAAG GTGGAGCAGTGGACATGCTGCAGGAGGCTGAGCTGGAGCTCATTGAGACGGTCAGATGCAACCAGAGACACTGGTACAACGGGTTGATCACAGAAAACATGCTGTGTGCAGGAATGCTCTCTGGAGGAGTTGACACTTGTCAG GGCGACAGCGGAAGTCCACTGCAGTGCTACAGTGAGAAAGACGACAGATACTACCTAATAGGCGTGACGAGCTTCGGGGAGAATTGTGGACACCCCCACAGACCAGGAGTCTACTCAAAAACCAGCTCGTTTGGAAAGTGGTTTATAGAAAATCAGCTGAAAGGTAGAGCTTCTTCACACATGCTCTCCAGCACGCTGATATCGGTTCTGATATTTGCTGCCTTGACAATGTTCTGA
- the dip2ba gene encoding disco-interacting protein 2 homolog B-A isoform X2 — MADRGVDLSALPKEVRDQLAELDLELSEGDITQKGYEKKRAKLLASYIPLLPKAELSLPDVQPSPSHSANPSPSPEAPGPSTSSASRHHRAHRSGGARDERYRSDIHTEAVQAALAKHREEKMALPMPTKRRSYFVQSPIDNCTPPDTSSASEDEGSLRRKAALSAVLAQTLQSPDYWINRSVQSSSTSSSASSTLSHGEPKTQPQPQPQPQLQPGASVLADVLAHTRIENSVPPDVTSSTPQERGSRVDLPPAVRGMSRGQSRSSMLDTADGVPVSSRVSTKIQQLLNTLKRPKRPPLSEYFLDDSEEIVEVPRPDPNTPKPEGRQIVPVKGEPLGVVSNWPPALQAALARWGATQAKSPALTALDITGKPLYTLTYGKLWSRSLKLAYTLLNKLGTKTEPVLQTGDRVALVYPNSDPGMFWVAFYGCLLAEVIPVPIEVPLSRQDAGSQQIGFLLGSCGVSLALTSEVCLKGLPKTQNGEIVQFKGWPRMKWVVTDTKYLTKPSKDWQPHIPTANTDTAYIEYKASKEGTVMGVAVSKIAMLTHCQALTQACNYCEGETLVNVLDCKKDMGLWHGVLTSVMNRIHTITVPYAVMKACPMSWVQRVHIHKARVALVKCRDLHWAMMAHKDQKDINLSSIRMLIVADGANPWSVSSCDAFLNVFQSHGLRPEVICPCATSPEALTVAIRRPGARGAPLPARAILSMGGLSHGVIRVNTEDKNSALTVQDVGHIMPGALMCIVKPDGPPQLCKTDEIGEIVINSRAGGTMYYGLPGVTKNTFEVIPVNQAGAPIGEIPFARTGLLGFVGPGSLVFVVGKIEGLLMVSGRRHNADDLVATALAVEPVKTVYRGRIAVFSVTVFYDERIVIVAEQRPDASEEDSFQWMSRVLQAIDGIHQVGLYCLALVQANTLPKTPLGGIHICETKQSFLDGNLHPCNILMCPHTCVTNMPKPRQKQPVDVGPASMLVGNLVAGKRIAQAMGRELGVVEDQDLIRKHQFLSEALQWRAQTDPDHVLYILLNSKGVPVCTATCAQLHKRAEKITATLIERGGLNTGDNVVLLYPPGIDLIAAFYGCLYAGVIPVTVRPPHPQNLAATLPTVRMIIDVSKAACILTTQPLMRILRSREAAASVNVKTWPTIIDTDDLPRKRPPQIYKPPTAEMLAYLDFSVSTTGMLTGVKMSHAAISTLCRSIKLQCELYSSRQIAICLDPYCGLGFVLWCLSSVYSGHQSILIPPLELETSLPVWLSTLSQYKIRDTFCSYSVMELCTKGLGTQSEMLKARGLNLSCVRSCVVVAEERPRLALSQSFSKLFKDLGLSPRAVSTAFGSRVNLAIGLQGTSGPDPSTVYVDMKSLRHDRVRLVEKGAPQSLPLMESGTILPGVRVIIVNPETKGPLGDSHLGEIWVNSPHSASGYYTIYGEESLQADHFNTKLSFGDPQTLWSRTGYLGFIKRTELLDASGDRHDALFVVGSLDETLELRGLRYHPIDIETSVSRAHRSIAESAVFTWTNLLVVVAELSGSEQEALDLVPLVTNVVLEEHHLIVGVVVIVDPGVIPINSRGEKQRMHLRDSFLADQLDPIYVAYNM, encoded by the exons GTGACATCACACAGAAGGGctatgaaaagaaaagagccAAGTTGCTGGCCTCCTACATCCCTCTGCTGCCAA AAGCGGAACTTTCTCTGCCAGATGTCCAGCCTTccccaagccacagtgccaacCCCAGCCCAAGTCCTGAGGCCCCGGGCCCCTCCACCTCCTCAGCCTCTAGACACCATCGTGCACATCGCAGTGGAGGGGCCAGAGATGAGCGCTACAGATCAG aCATCCACACAGAAGCTGTGCAGGCAGCTCTGGCTAAACACAGAGAGGAGAAGATGGCACTGCCCATGCCGACCAAGAGACGCTCATACTTCGTCCAGTCTCCCATAGATAACTGCACACCTCCAG ATACATCCTCTGCATCAGAGGATGAAGGCTCGCTGCGCAGAAAGGCGGCTCTCAGCGCCGTGCTCGCCCAGACCCTCCAGAGCCCCGATTACTGGATCAACCGCTCCGTCCAAAGTTCTTCCACTTCCTCATCTGCTTCCTCCACCCTCTCCCATGGAGAGCCCAAGACTCAGCCCCAGCCCCAGCCTCAGCCCCAGCTTCAGCCCGGAGCCTCAGTGCTGGCTGATGTCCTGGCCCACACGCGCATAG AAAACAGCGTCCCCCCAGACGTGACCTCCTCCACTCCACAGGAGAGAGGATCCAGAGTGGACCTTCCTCCGGCCGTCAGGGGCATGAGCCGCGGTCAGAGCCGCTCCAGCATGCTGGATACAGCTGACG GCGTGCCGGTCAGCAGCCGGGTGTCCACCAAGATCCAGCAGCTGTTGAACACTCTTAAACGGCCCAAGCGGCCCCCGCTCAGCGAATACTTCCTTGACGACTCAGAGGAAATTGTAGAAG TTCCACGGCCAGATCCCAACACCCCTAAGCCTGAGGGGCGTCAAATCGTCCCAGTGAAGGGAGAGCCTCTTGGAGTGGTCAGCAACTGGCCTCCTGCCCTACAGGCCGCCTTGGCCCGATGGGGGGCCACGCAGGCTAAGAGCCCTGCCCTCACTGCCCTGGACATCACCGGCAAACCCCTCTATACACTCACATATG GTAAACTATGGAGTCGCAGTTTAAAGCTGGCTTATACTCTGCTGAACAAACTGGGGACAAAGACTGAGCCCGTCCTACAAACTGGTGATCGG GTGGCGTTGGTGTATCCAAACAGTGACCCTGGAATGTTCTGGGTGGCTTTCTATGGCTGCCTGTTAGCTGAGGTCATTCCTGTCCCCATTGAGGTGCCGCTGTCGCGTCAG GATGCAGGCAGCCAGCAGATTGGCTTCCTGTTGGGCAGCTGTGGTGTGAGTTTGGCGCTGACCAGTGAGGTGTGCCTCAAAGGGCTTCCCAAGACCCAGAATGGGGAGATCGTCCAGTTCAAAG GATGGCCGAGAATGAAATGGGTTGTCACCGACACAAAGTACCTGACCAAACCATCCAAAGACTGGCAGCCTCACATTCCCACCGCCAACACTGACACAGCCTACATAGAG TATAAAGCGAGTAAGGAGGGAACGGTGATGGGAGTTGCCGTTTCCAAGATCGCCATGCTGACACACTGTCAAGCCCTGACTCAGGCCTGTAACTACTGTGAAG GGGAGACGCTGGTCAACGTGTTGGACTGCAAGAAGGACATGGGCCTGTGGCACGGCGTCCTAACG AGTGTTATGAACAGAATTCACACCATCACTGTGCCGTATGCCGTCATGAAAGCCTGTCCCATGTCCTGGGTGCAGAGAGTGCACATCCACAAAG CACGCGTTGCCTTGGTGAAGTGCAGGGACCTTCACTGGGCCATGATGGCCCACAAGGATCAGAAGGACATCAACCTGTCTTCAATACGAATGCTAATAGTGGCTGATGGGGCAAATCCAT GGTCCGTCTCATCGTGCGATGCCTTCCTAAATGTGTTCCAGTCTCATGGTCTGAGGCCGGAAGTTATCTGTCCATGTGCCACCTCCCCCGAGGCTCTGACTGTGGCCATACGCAG ACCTGGCGCCCGTGGAGCTCCTCTCCCAGCCAGGGCCATCCTGTCCATGGGTGGGCTGAGCCACGGCGTCATCAGGGTCAACACGGAGGACAAGAACTCTGCTCTGACTGTGCAAGACGTCGGCCACATTATGCCCGGAG CCCTGATGTGCATAGTGAAGCCAGACGGGCCGCCGCAGCTGTGCAAGACGGATGAGATTGGAGAGATAGTGATCAACTCTCGGGCTGGAGGAACGATGTACTACGGCCTTCCTGGTGTCACCAAGAACACATTCGAG GTTATCCCTGTCAACCAGGCTGGAGCGCCCATAGGAGAAATCCCCTTCGCTCGGACCGGTTTACTGGGATTTGTGGGACCG GGGAGTCTTGTGTTTGTCGTGGGGAAGATTGAGGGACTGCTGATGGTGAGCGGGCGACGCCACAATGCTGACGACCTGGTGGCCACCGCCCTGGCAGTGGAGCCTGTCAAAACAGTTTACAGGGGGAG GATTGCTGTGTTCTCAGTGACAGTGTTTTATGATGAGAGGATAGTGATTGTGGCAGAGCAGAGACCTGACGCCAGTGAGGAAGACAGCTTCCAGTGGATGAGTCGAGTACTGCAG GCCATCGACGGCATCCATCAGGTTGGCCTTTACTGCCTCGCACTTGTGCAAGCCAACACCCTCCCAAAAACCCCGCTAGGAGGAATCCACATCTGTGAAACCAAGCAGAGTTTCCTGGACGGTAACCTGCATCCCTGCAACATCCTCATGTGTCCGCATACGTGTGTAACAAACATGCCCAAGCCTCGTCAGAAACAGCCAG TGGATGTTGGTCCGGCTTCTATGCTTGTTGGGAACCTGGTGGCAGGGAAGCGAATCGCTCAGGCCATGGGCAGAGAGCTGGGTGTGGTGGAGGATCAGGACCTCATTCGAAAG caccAGTTCCTGTCTGAAGCTTTGCAGTGGAGAGCCCAAACCGACCCTGATCACGTTCTCTACATTCTGCTGAACTCCAAG GGTGTCCCAGTGTGCACGGCAACATGTGCACAGCTTCACAAAAGAGCAGAGAAAATCACAGCCACTCTCATAGAAAGAGGAGGCCTCAACACGGGTGACAATGTGGTGCTGCTTTATCCTCCAG GTATTGACCTGATTGCTGCCTTCTACGGCTGCCTCTACGCAGGGGTGATCCCCGTGACCGTGAGGCCGCCGCACCCCCAGAATCTGGCTGCTACGCTACCCACAGTCCGCATGATCATTGAC GTGAGCAAAGCAGCCTGCATCCTCACCACTCAGCCTCTCATGAGGATCCTCAGGTCCAGGGAGGCCGCCGCCAGCGTTAACGTCAAAACATGGCCGACGATCATTGATACAG ATGATCTTCCCAGGAAGCGTCCTCCACAAATCTACAAGCCTCCTACTGCTGAGATGCTGGCCTACTTGGACTTCAGTGTGTCTACCACAGGCATGTTGACTGGAGTCaag ATGTCTCACGCGGCCATCAGCACTCTTTGCCGCTCCATCAAGCTGCAGTGTGAGCTTTACTCCTCACGCCAAATAGCCATCTGCCTGGACCCGTACTGCGGCCTGGGCTTTGTCCTGTGGTGCCTctccag TGTTTACTCAGGTCACCAGTCTATCCTTATTCCTCCGCTGGAGCTGGAGACCTCGCTGCCTGTGTGGCTGAGCACGCTCAGTCAGTACAAGATCAGAGACACCTTCTGCTCCTACTCCGTCATGGAGCTGTGCACCAAAGGCCTCGGCACGCAGAGCGAGATGCTGAAG gctCGGGGTCTCAACCTGTCGTGTGTGCGAAGCTGTGTGGTGGTGGCTGAGGAGCGACCCCGCCTCGCGCTCTCGCAGTCCTTCTCCAAGCTTTTCAAAGACCTGGGCCTGTCGCCTCGGGCCGTCAGCACCGCCTTCGGCTCCAGGGTCAATCTGGCCATCGGCCTGCAG GGGACTTCTGGACCAGATCCCTCCACCGTTTATGTTGACATGAAGTCCCTGCGTCACGACAG agtgCGGCTGGTTGAAAAAGGAGCGCCACAGAGTCTTCCGCTCATGGAGTCAGGCACT ATCCTGCCAGGAGTCAGAGTCATCATAGTTAACCCAGAGACCAAGGGCCCGCTGGGAGACTCGCATCTTGGAGAG ATCTGGGTGAACTCCCCTCACAGCGCCAGCGGGTATTACACCATCTACGGAGAGGAGAGTCTGCAGGCGGATCATTTCAACACCAAACTCAGCTTTGGGGACCCCCAGACCCTCTGGTCCAGGACGGGATACCTGGGCTTCATCAAGAGAACAGAGCTGCTGGACGCGAGCGGAG ATCGCCATGATGCCTTGTTTGTTGTTGGCTCTCTGGATGAAACGTTGGAGTTAAGGGGGCTGCGCTATCACCCCATCGACATCGAGACGTCTGTGTCCCGAGCTCACCGCAGCATCGCAGAGAG TGCTGTGTTTACATGGACCaacctgctggtggtggtggcagAGCTCAGCGGCTCCGAGCAGGAGGCCCTGGACCTGGTGCCGCTCGTCACCAACGTGGTCCTGGAGGAGCACCACCTCATCGTCGGGGTGGTCGTCATCGTGGACCCCGGGGTGATCCCCATCAACTCCAGAGGGGAGAAGCAGAGGATGCACCTGCGGGACTCCTTCCTGGCAGACCAACTGGACCCCATCTACGTGGCCTACAACATGTGA
- the dip2ba gene encoding disco-interacting protein 2 homolog B-A isoform X1 produces the protein MADRGVDLSALPKEVRDQLAELDLELSEGDITQKGYEKKRAKLLASYIPLLPKAELSLPDVQPSPSHSANPSPSPEAPGPSTSSASRHHRAHRSGGARDERYRSDIHTEAVQAALAKHREEKMALPMPTKRRSYFVQSPIDNCTPPDTSSASEDEGSLRRKAALSAVLAQTLQSPDYWINRSVQSSSTSSSASSTLSHGEPKTQPQPQPQPQLQPGASVLADVLAHTRIENSVPPDVTSSTPQERGSRVDLPPAVRGMSRGQSRSSMLDTADGKRKGVPVSSRVSTKIQQLLNTLKRPKRPPLSEYFLDDSEEIVEVPRPDPNTPKPEGRQIVPVKGEPLGVVSNWPPALQAALARWGATQAKSPALTALDITGKPLYTLTYGKLWSRSLKLAYTLLNKLGTKTEPVLQTGDRVALVYPNSDPGMFWVAFYGCLLAEVIPVPIEVPLSRQDAGSQQIGFLLGSCGVSLALTSEVCLKGLPKTQNGEIVQFKGWPRMKWVVTDTKYLTKPSKDWQPHIPTANTDTAYIEYKASKEGTVMGVAVSKIAMLTHCQALTQACNYCEGETLVNVLDCKKDMGLWHGVLTSVMNRIHTITVPYAVMKACPMSWVQRVHIHKARVALVKCRDLHWAMMAHKDQKDINLSSIRMLIVADGANPWSVSSCDAFLNVFQSHGLRPEVICPCATSPEALTVAIRRPGARGAPLPARAILSMGGLSHGVIRVNTEDKNSALTVQDVGHIMPGALMCIVKPDGPPQLCKTDEIGEIVINSRAGGTMYYGLPGVTKNTFEVIPVNQAGAPIGEIPFARTGLLGFVGPGSLVFVVGKIEGLLMVSGRRHNADDLVATALAVEPVKTVYRGRIAVFSVTVFYDERIVIVAEQRPDASEEDSFQWMSRVLQAIDGIHQVGLYCLALVQANTLPKTPLGGIHICETKQSFLDGNLHPCNILMCPHTCVTNMPKPRQKQPVDVGPASMLVGNLVAGKRIAQAMGRELGVVEDQDLIRKHQFLSEALQWRAQTDPDHVLYILLNSKGVPVCTATCAQLHKRAEKITATLIERGGLNTGDNVVLLYPPGIDLIAAFYGCLYAGVIPVTVRPPHPQNLAATLPTVRMIIDVSKAACILTTQPLMRILRSREAAASVNVKTWPTIIDTDDLPRKRPPQIYKPPTAEMLAYLDFSVSTTGMLTGVKMSHAAISTLCRSIKLQCELYSSRQIAICLDPYCGLGFVLWCLSSVYSGHQSILIPPLELETSLPVWLSTLSQYKIRDTFCSYSVMELCTKGLGTQSEMLKARGLNLSCVRSCVVVAEERPRLALSQSFSKLFKDLGLSPRAVSTAFGSRVNLAIGLQGTSGPDPSTVYVDMKSLRHDRVRLVEKGAPQSLPLMESGTILPGVRVIIVNPETKGPLGDSHLGEIWVNSPHSASGYYTIYGEESLQADHFNTKLSFGDPQTLWSRTGYLGFIKRTELLDASGDRHDALFVVGSLDETLELRGLRYHPIDIETSVSRAHRSIAESAVFTWTNLLVVVAELSGSEQEALDLVPLVTNVVLEEHHLIVGVVVIVDPGVIPINSRGEKQRMHLRDSFLADQLDPIYVAYNM, from the exons GTGACATCACACAGAAGGGctatgaaaagaaaagagccAAGTTGCTGGCCTCCTACATCCCTCTGCTGCCAA AAGCGGAACTTTCTCTGCCAGATGTCCAGCCTTccccaagccacagtgccaacCCCAGCCCAAGTCCTGAGGCCCCGGGCCCCTCCACCTCCTCAGCCTCTAGACACCATCGTGCACATCGCAGTGGAGGGGCCAGAGATGAGCGCTACAGATCAG aCATCCACACAGAAGCTGTGCAGGCAGCTCTGGCTAAACACAGAGAGGAGAAGATGGCACTGCCCATGCCGACCAAGAGACGCTCATACTTCGTCCAGTCTCCCATAGATAACTGCACACCTCCAG ATACATCCTCTGCATCAGAGGATGAAGGCTCGCTGCGCAGAAAGGCGGCTCTCAGCGCCGTGCTCGCCCAGACCCTCCAGAGCCCCGATTACTGGATCAACCGCTCCGTCCAAAGTTCTTCCACTTCCTCATCTGCTTCCTCCACCCTCTCCCATGGAGAGCCCAAGACTCAGCCCCAGCCCCAGCCTCAGCCCCAGCTTCAGCCCGGAGCCTCAGTGCTGGCTGATGTCCTGGCCCACACGCGCATAG AAAACAGCGTCCCCCCAGACGTGACCTCCTCCACTCCACAGGAGAGAGGATCCAGAGTGGACCTTCCTCCGGCCGTCAGGGGCATGAGCCGCGGTCAGAGCCGCTCCAGCATGCTGGATACAGCTGACG gaaaaagaaaag GCGTGCCGGTCAGCAGCCGGGTGTCCACCAAGATCCAGCAGCTGTTGAACACTCTTAAACGGCCCAAGCGGCCCCCGCTCAGCGAATACTTCCTTGACGACTCAGAGGAAATTGTAGAAG TTCCACGGCCAGATCCCAACACCCCTAAGCCTGAGGGGCGTCAAATCGTCCCAGTGAAGGGAGAGCCTCTTGGAGTGGTCAGCAACTGGCCTCCTGCCCTACAGGCCGCCTTGGCCCGATGGGGGGCCACGCAGGCTAAGAGCCCTGCCCTCACTGCCCTGGACATCACCGGCAAACCCCTCTATACACTCACATATG GTAAACTATGGAGTCGCAGTTTAAAGCTGGCTTATACTCTGCTGAACAAACTGGGGACAAAGACTGAGCCCGTCCTACAAACTGGTGATCGG GTGGCGTTGGTGTATCCAAACAGTGACCCTGGAATGTTCTGGGTGGCTTTCTATGGCTGCCTGTTAGCTGAGGTCATTCCTGTCCCCATTGAGGTGCCGCTGTCGCGTCAG GATGCAGGCAGCCAGCAGATTGGCTTCCTGTTGGGCAGCTGTGGTGTGAGTTTGGCGCTGACCAGTGAGGTGTGCCTCAAAGGGCTTCCCAAGACCCAGAATGGGGAGATCGTCCAGTTCAAAG GATGGCCGAGAATGAAATGGGTTGTCACCGACACAAAGTACCTGACCAAACCATCCAAAGACTGGCAGCCTCACATTCCCACCGCCAACACTGACACAGCCTACATAGAG TATAAAGCGAGTAAGGAGGGAACGGTGATGGGAGTTGCCGTTTCCAAGATCGCCATGCTGACACACTGTCAAGCCCTGACTCAGGCCTGTAACTACTGTGAAG GGGAGACGCTGGTCAACGTGTTGGACTGCAAGAAGGACATGGGCCTGTGGCACGGCGTCCTAACG AGTGTTATGAACAGAATTCACACCATCACTGTGCCGTATGCCGTCATGAAAGCCTGTCCCATGTCCTGGGTGCAGAGAGTGCACATCCACAAAG CACGCGTTGCCTTGGTGAAGTGCAGGGACCTTCACTGGGCCATGATGGCCCACAAGGATCAGAAGGACATCAACCTGTCTTCAATACGAATGCTAATAGTGGCTGATGGGGCAAATCCAT GGTCCGTCTCATCGTGCGATGCCTTCCTAAATGTGTTCCAGTCTCATGGTCTGAGGCCGGAAGTTATCTGTCCATGTGCCACCTCCCCCGAGGCTCTGACTGTGGCCATACGCAG ACCTGGCGCCCGTGGAGCTCCTCTCCCAGCCAGGGCCATCCTGTCCATGGGTGGGCTGAGCCACGGCGTCATCAGGGTCAACACGGAGGACAAGAACTCTGCTCTGACTGTGCAAGACGTCGGCCACATTATGCCCGGAG CCCTGATGTGCATAGTGAAGCCAGACGGGCCGCCGCAGCTGTGCAAGACGGATGAGATTGGAGAGATAGTGATCAACTCTCGGGCTGGAGGAACGATGTACTACGGCCTTCCTGGTGTCACCAAGAACACATTCGAG GTTATCCCTGTCAACCAGGCTGGAGCGCCCATAGGAGAAATCCCCTTCGCTCGGACCGGTTTACTGGGATTTGTGGGACCG GGGAGTCTTGTGTTTGTCGTGGGGAAGATTGAGGGACTGCTGATGGTGAGCGGGCGACGCCACAATGCTGACGACCTGGTGGCCACCGCCCTGGCAGTGGAGCCTGTCAAAACAGTTTACAGGGGGAG GATTGCTGTGTTCTCAGTGACAGTGTTTTATGATGAGAGGATAGTGATTGTGGCAGAGCAGAGACCTGACGCCAGTGAGGAAGACAGCTTCCAGTGGATGAGTCGAGTACTGCAG GCCATCGACGGCATCCATCAGGTTGGCCTTTACTGCCTCGCACTTGTGCAAGCCAACACCCTCCCAAAAACCCCGCTAGGAGGAATCCACATCTGTGAAACCAAGCAGAGTTTCCTGGACGGTAACCTGCATCCCTGCAACATCCTCATGTGTCCGCATACGTGTGTAACAAACATGCCCAAGCCTCGTCAGAAACAGCCAG TGGATGTTGGTCCGGCTTCTATGCTTGTTGGGAACCTGGTGGCAGGGAAGCGAATCGCTCAGGCCATGGGCAGAGAGCTGGGTGTGGTGGAGGATCAGGACCTCATTCGAAAG caccAGTTCCTGTCTGAAGCTTTGCAGTGGAGAGCCCAAACCGACCCTGATCACGTTCTCTACATTCTGCTGAACTCCAAG GGTGTCCCAGTGTGCACGGCAACATGTGCACAGCTTCACAAAAGAGCAGAGAAAATCACAGCCACTCTCATAGAAAGAGGAGGCCTCAACACGGGTGACAATGTGGTGCTGCTTTATCCTCCAG GTATTGACCTGATTGCTGCCTTCTACGGCTGCCTCTACGCAGGGGTGATCCCCGTGACCGTGAGGCCGCCGCACCCCCAGAATCTGGCTGCTACGCTACCCACAGTCCGCATGATCATTGAC GTGAGCAAAGCAGCCTGCATCCTCACCACTCAGCCTCTCATGAGGATCCTCAGGTCCAGGGAGGCCGCCGCCAGCGTTAACGTCAAAACATGGCCGACGATCATTGATACAG ATGATCTTCCCAGGAAGCGTCCTCCACAAATCTACAAGCCTCCTACTGCTGAGATGCTGGCCTACTTGGACTTCAGTGTGTCTACCACAGGCATGTTGACTGGAGTCaag ATGTCTCACGCGGCCATCAGCACTCTTTGCCGCTCCATCAAGCTGCAGTGTGAGCTTTACTCCTCACGCCAAATAGCCATCTGCCTGGACCCGTACTGCGGCCTGGGCTTTGTCCTGTGGTGCCTctccag TGTTTACTCAGGTCACCAGTCTATCCTTATTCCTCCGCTGGAGCTGGAGACCTCGCTGCCTGTGTGGCTGAGCACGCTCAGTCAGTACAAGATCAGAGACACCTTCTGCTCCTACTCCGTCATGGAGCTGTGCACCAAAGGCCTCGGCACGCAGAGCGAGATGCTGAAG gctCGGGGTCTCAACCTGTCGTGTGTGCGAAGCTGTGTGGTGGTGGCTGAGGAGCGACCCCGCCTCGCGCTCTCGCAGTCCTTCTCCAAGCTTTTCAAAGACCTGGGCCTGTCGCCTCGGGCCGTCAGCACCGCCTTCGGCTCCAGGGTCAATCTGGCCATCGGCCTGCAG GGGACTTCTGGACCAGATCCCTCCACCGTTTATGTTGACATGAAGTCCCTGCGTCACGACAG agtgCGGCTGGTTGAAAAAGGAGCGCCACAGAGTCTTCCGCTCATGGAGTCAGGCACT ATCCTGCCAGGAGTCAGAGTCATCATAGTTAACCCAGAGACCAAGGGCCCGCTGGGAGACTCGCATCTTGGAGAG ATCTGGGTGAACTCCCCTCACAGCGCCAGCGGGTATTACACCATCTACGGAGAGGAGAGTCTGCAGGCGGATCATTTCAACACCAAACTCAGCTTTGGGGACCCCCAGACCCTCTGGTCCAGGACGGGATACCTGGGCTTCATCAAGAGAACAGAGCTGCTGGACGCGAGCGGAG ATCGCCATGATGCCTTGTTTGTTGTTGGCTCTCTGGATGAAACGTTGGAGTTAAGGGGGCTGCGCTATCACCCCATCGACATCGAGACGTCTGTGTCCCGAGCTCACCGCAGCATCGCAGAGAG TGCTGTGTTTACATGGACCaacctgctggtggtggtggcagAGCTCAGCGGCTCCGAGCAGGAGGCCCTGGACCTGGTGCCGCTCGTCACCAACGTGGTCCTGGAGGAGCACCACCTCATCGTCGGGGTGGTCGTCATCGTGGACCCCGGGGTGATCCCCATCAACTCCAGAGGGGAGAAGCAGAGGATGCACCTGCGGGACTCCTTCCTGGCAGACCAACTGGACCCCATCTACGTGGCCTACAACATGTGA